A stretch of the Dichotomicrobium thermohalophilum genome encodes the following:
- a CDS encoding DUF262 domain-containing protein → MAPVSSEVTSLGRFLRGERAFVVPRFQRHYSWDEDHVEIFWRDIFNIFAEDDGDYFLGAIVVRHCDPEGPIVIDGQQRLITVSILLAALRSILAEGDQSEGVEKLVRAFLLADDAAADAVAPRIMLNRADRSFYDRYIVGESRVDELMRMRRDDSLPLSNRLLADCFCFMHRQLQSFTARDWTPQDLARAVLKAIDEKIYIIRLDVRSDYDAFVLFETLNDRGLSLSESDLLKNHLLAAAGPHLKDTQADWETIEGNLGGERLLKFVRHHWLSSRGMTSRAGLYPDIKRAVSTPQTVAAYTEELCSASEYYDSLRDPNSRIWAAYGPERQPWLRERIDCLRLLRSDQIFVVLLAALETDREGFPDLLDMLISFTFRYTTICNLSPSALLPVLIAAAQHIRESGRVDAEEIFRQFLSPLYPDDSQFHSAFSRRAIRYNGLARYVLNKLNDQISGVDGAAQGHPITDLEHILPKRFQRNWTVERKDFPGGPEKYVHRLGNMTLLTTNLNRELGNQPYEVKRDAFAQEALEITRMIADEPRWTADAIGRRQNWMAGLAIKIWRCP, encoded by the coding sequence ATGGCGCCTGTTTCGAGTGAAGTTACCTCCCTCGGGCGGTTTCTCCGAGGCGAGAGGGCGTTTGTCGTGCCCCGCTTCCAGCGTCACTATTCATGGGATGAAGACCACGTCGAAATATTCTGGCGTGATATCTTCAACATTTTTGCGGAAGATGACGGCGATTATTTTCTCGGCGCGATCGTCGTCCGGCATTGCGACCCTGAGGGGCCGATCGTTATTGACGGCCAGCAGCGGCTGATCACGGTTTCCATCCTGCTCGCGGCGCTGCGCAGCATCCTTGCCGAAGGGGATCAGTCCGAGGGCGTGGAGAAGCTCGTGCGCGCCTTTCTCCTTGCCGACGATGCCGCCGCCGATGCCGTTGCGCCGCGTATCATGCTCAACCGCGCCGACCGCAGCTTTTACGACCGCTACATCGTAGGCGAGAGCCGCGTTGATGAGCTGATGCGGATGCGCCGGGACGACTCCCTGCCGCTGTCCAACCGCCTGCTTGCCGATTGCTTCTGCTTCATGCATCGCCAGTTGCAGAGCTTCACCGCGCGTGACTGGACCCCCCAAGACCTCGCCCGCGCGGTTCTGAAGGCGATTGACGAGAAAATCTATATCATCCGGCTGGATGTGCGCAGCGACTACGACGCCTTTGTTCTGTTTGAGACGCTGAACGATCGCGGCCTGTCGCTGTCGGAATCCGACCTACTCAAGAACCACCTGCTGGCGGCTGCCGGCCCGCATCTGAAAGACACGCAGGCGGACTGGGAGACGATCGAGGGGAATCTCGGCGGCGAGCGGCTGTTGAAGTTCGTGCGCCATCACTGGCTGTCAAGCCGTGGCATGACAAGCCGCGCGGGGCTTTATCCCGACATCAAGCGGGCGGTGAGCACACCTCAGACCGTGGCCGCCTATACGGAGGAGCTGTGTTCGGCGTCAGAGTATTACGACTCGCTGCGCGACCCGAACAGCCGCATCTGGGCCGCCTACGGTCCGGAACGCCAGCCCTGGCTGCGAGAGCGGATTGACTGCCTGCGGCTGCTGAGATCGGACCAGATCTTTGTCGTGTTGCTTGCGGCGCTTGAGACGGACCGCGAGGGCTTTCCCGATCTGCTCGACATGCTGATCAGTTTCACCTTTCGCTACACGACGATCTGCAACCTTAGCCCGTCGGCGTTGCTGCCCGTGTTGATCGCGGCGGCGCAGCATATCCGCGAGAGCGGACGCGTTGACGCTGAGGAAATCTTCCGCCAGTTCCTGAGCCCGCTTTATCCCGATGACAGCCAGTTTCATTCGGCGTTTTCGCGCAGGGCGATCCGCTACAATGGGCTGGCGCGCTATGTCCTCAACAAGCTGAACGACCAGATCTCGGGCGTGGATGGAGCGGCCCAAGGCCACCCGATCACCGATCTGGAGCACATCCTGCCCAAGCGGTTTCAGCGCAATTGGACGGTCGAGCGGAAGGATTTCCCTGGCGGTCCGGAGAAATATGTGCACCGGCTGGGCAACATGACGCTGCTGACGACCAACCTGAACCGTGAGCTTGGCAACCAGCCATATGAGGTGAAGCGCGACGCTTTCGCACAGGAGGCGCTGGAGATCACGCGGATGATCGCCGACGAGCCGCGTTGGACGGCGGATGCGATAGGCCGCCGGCAAAACTGGATGGCCGGGCTCGCGATCAAGATCTGGCGGTGCCCCTAG
- a CDS encoding FAD-linked oxidase C-terminal domain-containing protein: MSGIQLPEPDTGVLDRRDALVAGLQRVSPNVVTDPIGLEVFEADALTAYRNVPLAVVLPTSTEEVSRVLRFCHENDLNVLPRGAGTSLSGGALPMKDTVVVGISKMNQVLDINLDDRVARVQTGITNLGISNAVSELGFFYAPDPSSQLACTLAGNIAMNSGGAHCLKYGVTTNNILGMTVVMMDGEIVEFGGDFLDPHGYDFLGLMTGSEGQFGIVTEATVRILPKAEGERPMLMGFNSAEDAGGCVAAIIGAGIVPVALEYMDRPAIKICEDFAGAGYPLDVEALLIVEVEGSEEEIADLFGRIREIAKDFNPTEMREAQSAEEAAAIWRGRKSAFGAMGRISDYMCMDGVIPLSTLPKALSEVSRICQHYGLGVANIFHAGDGNLHPLIMFNANDPDEKDRAERCGGDILEACVELGGCLTGEHGVGIEKRDLMTTQYNRTDLEQQIRVKTVFDPDWRLNRGKVFPLDMQPGNGSPHA; the protein is encoded by the coding sequence ATGAGCGGCATCCAACTGCCCGAGCCGGACACGGGCGTGCTCGACCGGCGCGACGCACTCGTCGCCGGGCTGCAAAGGGTTTCGCCGAACGTCGTCACCGACCCGATCGGACTTGAGGTGTTTGAAGCGGATGCGCTGACCGCGTACCGCAACGTGCCACTGGCCGTCGTGCTGCCGACATCGACCGAGGAGGTCTCGCGCGTTCTGCGCTTCTGCCACGAGAACGATCTGAACGTGCTGCCGCGCGGCGCGGGCACCTCGCTCAGCGGCGGCGCGCTGCCGATGAAGGACACCGTTGTCGTCGGCATCAGCAAGATGAACCAGGTGCTGGACATCAACCTGGATGACCGCGTCGCGCGGGTGCAGACCGGTATCACCAACCTGGGCATCTCCAACGCCGTCTCGGAACTCGGCTTTTTCTACGCGCCCGACCCCTCAAGCCAGCTGGCCTGCACGCTGGCCGGCAACATCGCCATGAATTCCGGCGGCGCGCACTGCCTGAAATATGGCGTCACGACCAACAACATCCTCGGCATGACCGTCGTCATGATGGACGGTGAGATCGTCGAGTTCGGCGGCGATTTCCTCGATCCGCACGGCTATGACTTCCTGGGCCTGATGACCGGATCGGAAGGGCAATTCGGCATCGTGACCGAGGCGACCGTTCGCATCCTGCCCAAGGCCGAGGGTGAGCGGCCCATGCTCATGGGCTTTAATTCTGCGGAGGACGCCGGCGGTTGCGTCGCGGCGATCATCGGCGCAGGCATCGTGCCGGTAGCGCTGGAATACATGGACCGCCCTGCCATCAAGATCTGCGAGGACTTCGCGGGCGCGGGTTATCCGCTTGATGTCGAGGCCCTTTTGATCGTCGAGGTTGAAGGCTCGGAAGAGGAAATCGCGGACCTGTTCGGGCGCATCCGCGAGATCGCCAAGGACTTCAACCCGACCGAGATGCGCGAAGCGCAGAGTGCCGAGGAAGCGGCAGCCATCTGGCGCGGGCGCAAATCGGCTTTCGGCGCGATGGGCCGCATTTCGGATTACATGTGCATGGACGGCGTGATCCCGTTGAGCACCCTGCCCAAGGCGCTGTCCGAGGTCAGTCGCATTTGCCAGCATTACGGGCTGGGGGTGGCCAACATCTTTCACGCCGGCGACGGCAACCTGCACCCGCTCATCATGTTCAACGCCAACGACCCGGACGAAAAGGACCGCGCTGAGCGCTGCGGCGGCGATATCCTTGAGGCCTGCGTCGAGCTCGGCGGTTGCCTGACTGGGGAACACGGCGTTGGAATCGAAAAGCGTGACCTGATGACGACCCAGTACAATCGCACCGATCTCGAACAGCAGATCCGGGTCAAGACAGTGTTCGACCCGGACTGGCGCTTGAATCGCGGCAAGGTGTTCCCGCTCGACATGCAGCCCGGGAATGGCAGCCCCCATGCTTGA
- a CDS encoding LysR family transcriptional regulator encodes MIPISDLEIFARVVTAGNMSAAGRELGLSPAVISKRIGHLERRLGVRLFQRTTRQIRLTETGEGFYQRITDVLRGIQEAEAFASQGNDHPTGILRVGAPSSFARGHVAPYLGQFLAAYPDLQVDLTVSDAGMDVVGDGLDVCIHVGELEDSSLVAKKLAPCRKVLCAAPDYLSRAGVPETLSDLDKFDCISTFDGRTWRLHGPEGPKTVRASGRLRTNSSDVVREAIVGGAGIGFRAVWDIAEHLRRGDLVALMPEYRETPGVAIYAVYPCREFVPAKQRVFLDFLETAYENVGFDAPDIEKYTYRTPTPRAVAAT; translated from the coding sequence TTGATACCGATCAGTGACCTCGAGATTTTCGCGCGTGTCGTCACGGCTGGCAACATGTCGGCGGCTGGGCGCGAACTGGGCCTGTCGCCGGCCGTTATTAGCAAGCGCATCGGCCATCTGGAGCGTCGTCTTGGCGTCCGTTTGTTCCAGCGTACAACCCGCCAGATCCGGCTGACTGAAACCGGCGAGGGTTTCTATCAGCGCATTACGGATGTCTTGCGCGGCATTCAGGAAGCCGAAGCCTTCGCGTCTCAGGGCAATGACCACCCCACCGGCATTCTGCGCGTGGGCGCGCCAAGCAGTTTTGCGCGCGGGCATGTGGCACCCTACCTGGGCCAGTTTCTGGCGGCGTATCCTGACCTTCAGGTCGATTTGACAGTATCGGATGCCGGTATGGACGTTGTGGGCGACGGGCTGGATGTGTGCATCCATGTCGGAGAGCTGGAAGATTCCAGCCTCGTCGCCAAGAAGCTTGCCCCGTGTCGCAAGGTGCTGTGCGCCGCACCGGACTACCTTTCCCGGGCCGGGGTCCCGGAAACCCTGTCGGATCTGGACAAGTTCGACTGCATCTCGACGTTTGACGGGCGCACCTGGCGCCTCCATGGGCCCGAAGGTCCAAAAACGGTGCGCGCATCCGGTCGGCTGCGGACGAATTCAAGCGATGTCGTGCGTGAAGCCATTGTCGGCGGGGCGGGAATCGGGTTCCGGGCGGTGTGGGACATCGCCGAGCATTTGCGGCGCGGCGACCTGGTCGCGCTCATGCCCGAATACCGGGAGACACCCGGCGTGGCCATCTATGCGGTTTATCCCTGCCGCGAATTCGTCCCAGCAAAGCAACGGGTGTTCCTCGATTTTCTCGAAACCGCGTACGAAAACGTGGGATTTGACGCACCGGATATCGAAAAATACACCTATCGGACCCCGACGCCGCGGGCCGTTGCGGCGACATGA
- a CDS encoding FAD-binding protein, producing the protein MAAPMLDGFMPGSEDELAAFIAHSAEAQTPVEVCGNGTKRAIGRPVQTAGKIGTGNLTGVTLYEPSELVIAARAGTPLSEVEALLDEHNQMLAFEPADMTPLTGKSDVAEPPTIGSVFATNTSGSRRVLRGAARDHLLGVRAVNGRGETIKWGGRVMKNVTGVDLARGLSGSWGTLAVMTEVTMKVLPKPEDTRTLMLFGLPDEAAIALCCAAMGTPYEVSAAIHIPASMAARLSNQELGGLGRAITALRLENFPESTQARAEKLEQQIGTFGEVYTIGNEPSLEFWRDVRELRFLTGSQFPLWRITTAPSRAVGMVNAIRAQLDCQAAYDWSGGLVWLELAPSRDADATDLRRIIADFEAHATLIRAPLAMRSAVEVFHPLPAANMTLSQKLKAAFDPAGILNPGRMYPEV; encoded by the coding sequence ATGGCAGCCCCCATGCTTGACGGGTTCATGCCCGGCTCGGAAGACGAGCTTGCCGCCTTCATTGCACACTCCGCGGAGGCGCAGACGCCCGTGGAGGTTTGCGGCAACGGCACCAAGCGCGCCATTGGAAGGCCGGTCCAGACCGCCGGAAAGATCGGCACCGGCAACCTCACCGGCGTGACGCTCTATGAGCCGTCAGAGCTGGTGATCGCCGCGCGCGCCGGCACGCCGCTTTCCGAGGTCGAGGCCTTGCTTGACGAACACAACCAGATGCTCGCCTTCGAGCCGGCTGACATGACGCCGCTGACCGGCAAGAGCGACGTGGCCGAGCCGCCGACCATCGGCAGCGTCTTTGCGACGAACACGTCCGGCTCACGCCGGGTCCTGCGCGGCGCCGCGCGCGATCATCTGCTTGGCGTTCGCGCGGTCAACGGTCGCGGCGAAACAATCAAGTGGGGCGGCCGCGTGATGAAGAACGTCACAGGCGTCGACCTCGCGCGCGGCTTGTCCGGGTCCTGGGGCACGCTGGCGGTAATGACCGAAGTCACCATGAAGGTGCTGCCCAAGCCGGAAGACACGCGCACGCTGATGCTGTTCGGCCTGCCGGACGAGGCGGCGATTGCACTTTGTTGCGCAGCGATGGGCACACCCTACGAGGTCTCCGCCGCCATCCACATCCCGGCTTCGATGGCGGCGCGGCTAAGCAACCAGGAACTCGGTGGACTGGGCCGCGCGATCACCGCGCTGCGGCTGGAAAACTTTCCCGAGTCGACGCAGGCGCGCGCCGAAAAGCTGGAACAGCAGATCGGAACCTTCGGCGAGGTCTACACCATCGGCAACGAGCCATCGCTGGAATTCTGGCGCGATGTGCGCGAGTTGCGTTTCCTCACCGGCAGCCAGTTCCCGCTATGGCGCATCACGACCGCGCCGAGCCGGGCCGTAGGCATGGTCAATGCGATCCGCGCGCAACTCGACTGTCAGGCGGCCTATGACTGGTCGGGCGGGCTGGTCTGGCTGGAGCTGGCACCGTCGCGCGATGCGGACGCAACCGATCTGCGACGGATCATCGCGGATTTCGAAGCGCACGCCACCCTGATCCGCGCGCCGCTGGCAATGCGTTCCGCCGTCGAGGTGTTTCACCCGCTGCCGGCCGCGAACATGACGCTGTCGCAGAAGCTCAAGGCCGCCTTCGACCCCGCCGGCATCCTTAATCCCGGCCGCATGTATCCAGAGGTCTGA
- the glcF gene encoding glycolate oxidase subunit GlcF, whose product METEFKPEQLVDPNIREANQILRSCVHCGLCTATCPTYVLLGDERDSPRGRIYLMKKMFEGGHDATPEVRTHIDRCLSCLSCMTTCPSGVDYMHLVDKARVHIEKTSRRPLKDRLMRKLLAAVVPYPSRFRWSVRGAKLAKPFKGLISALGLKELRAMLDLAPGRLPSRRGPAYGTIAPEGPRRGRVILLRGCAQTVLRPQINDAAIRLLTRNGIEVVMPKAEGCCGALVHHMGREADGMAQARQNIDAWESVMADGPVDAIVISASGCGTTVKDYGHMLAHDPEYAERAEKVAGLARDISEYLTEITLDPPTAWTDIKVAYHSACSMQHGQRITKQPRKLLSDAGYSVLDIPEGHLCCGSAGTYNMLQPEISGLLKKRKQDNIAKTKPDCVATGNIGCMTQLEGPDQPPILHTVELLDWAHGGPCPEEIRHLSHRRRTVQSLFTPDVPLERVS is encoded by the coding sequence ATGGAAACCGAATTCAAGCCCGAACAGCTTGTCGACCCCAACATCCGCGAGGCCAACCAGATCCTGCGTAGCTGCGTGCATTGCGGGCTGTGTACCGCGACCTGCCCGACCTACGTGCTGCTCGGCGACGAACGCGACAGCCCGCGCGGGCGCATCTACCTGATGAAGAAGATGTTCGAGGGCGGGCACGACGCAACGCCCGAAGTGCGCACGCACATCGACCGCTGCCTGTCCTGCCTGTCCTGCATGACCACCTGCCCCAGCGGCGTCGACTACATGCATCTGGTCGACAAGGCGCGCGTGCATATTGAAAAGACCTCGCGCCGGCCGCTCAAGGACCGGCTGATGCGCAAGCTGCTCGCCGCTGTCGTGCCCTACCCGTCGCGGTTCCGCTGGTCGGTGCGCGGGGCGAAACTGGCCAAGCCGTTCAAGGGGCTGATCAGCGCGCTCGGGCTGAAGGAGCTGCGCGCGATGCTCGACCTCGCGCCCGGCAGGCTGCCGTCACGGCGCGGCCCCGCCTACGGCACGATCGCCCCCGAAGGCCCGCGCCGCGGCCGGGTGATCCTGCTGCGCGGCTGCGCCCAGACCGTTCTGCGTCCGCAGATCAATGACGCCGCGATCCGCCTGCTCACGCGTAACGGGATCGAGGTGGTGATGCCGAAGGCCGAAGGCTGCTGCGGCGCGCTGGTGCATCACATGGGCCGGGAAGCCGACGGCATGGCGCAAGCGCGGCAGAACATCGACGCCTGGGAGAGCGTCATGGCCGACGGGCCGGTCGATGCCATCGTGATCTCGGCTTCCGGCTGCGGCACGACTGTCAAGGATTATGGCCACATGCTCGCGCACGATCCCGAATATGCCGAGCGTGCGGAGAAGGTCGCCGGGCTGGCCCGCGACATCAGCGAATATCTGACCGAGATCACCCTTGATCCGCCGACGGCCTGGACGGACATCAAGGTCGCTTATCATTCCGCCTGCTCCATGCAGCACGGTCAGCGCATCACCAAGCAGCCGCGCAAGCTCCTGAGCGATGCGGGCTATTCGGTACTGGATATCCCGGAGGGGCATCTGTGCTGTGGCTCGGCCGGAACCTACAACATGCTGCAGCCGGAGATTTCCGGCCTGCTGAAAAAGCGCAAGCAGGACAACATCGCCAAGACGAAGCCTGACTGCGTGGCAACCGGGAATATCGGCTGCATGACCCAGCTCGAAGGCCCGGATCAGCCGCCGATCCTGCACACCGTTGAACTGCTCGACTGGGCGCATGGCGGGCCGTGCCCGGAGGAGATCAGACATCTGAGCCATCGACGTCGGACGGTGCAGTCGCTGTTCACGCCCGATGTGCCGCTTGAACGGGTCAGCTAG